From the genome of Glycine max cultivar Williams 82 chromosome 2, Glycine_max_v4.0, whole genome shotgun sequence, one region includes:
- the LOC100778257 gene encoding 2-hydroxyacyl-CoA lyase yields the protein MEIDGNVLAAKSLVRFGVQHMFGVVGIPVTSLANRAVSLGVRFIAFHNEQSAGYAASAYGYLTGRPGVFLTVSGPGCVHGLAGLSNASVNTWPTVMISGSCDQNDVGRGDFQELNQIEATKPFTKLSVKASHISEIPARVAQVLDWAQSARPGGCYLDLPTDVLHQKISESEAEKLLSEAENNRSISNPKPEPPLFNSKIEQAVSLLRHAERPLIVFGKGAAYARAEHVLTKLVNSTGIPFLPTPMGKGILPDNHELAATAARSLAIGKCDVALVVGARLNWLLHFGEPPKWSKDVKFILVDVSEEEIELRKPHLGLIGDAKHVIEVLNKEIKDDPFCLGSTHPWVEAISNKAKDNVAKMEVQLKKDIVPFNFLTPMRIIRDAIAGLGSPAPIVVSEGANTMDVGRSVLVQTEPRTRLDAGTWGTMGVGLGYCIAAAVAEPGRLVVAVEGDSGFGFSAMEVETLVRYQLPVVVIVFNNGGVYGGDRRHPEEIDGPHKDDPAPTDFVPNAGYHALIEAFGGKGYLVGTPDELKSALSESFSARKPAVVNVVIDPYAGSESGRMQHKN from the exons ATGGAGATAGATGGCAACGTTCTCGCGGCCAAGTCGCTGGTGCGCTTCGGTGTGCAGCACATGTTCGGCGTGGTGGGGATTCCGGTGACGTCGCTGGCCAACCGCGCCGTCTCGCTCGGTGTCAGATTCATTGCTTTTCACAACGAGCAGTCCGCGGGCTACGCCGCCTCCGCCTACGGCTACCTCACCGGCCGCCCCGGCGTGTTCCTCACCGTCTCCGGCCCCGGCTGCGTCCACGGCCTCGCCGGCCTCTCCAACGCCTCCGTCAACACCTGGCCCACCGTCATGATCTCCGGCTCCTGCGACCAAAACGACGTCGGCCGCGGCGATTTTCAAGAACTCAACCAGATCGAAGCCACCAAACCCTTCACCAAACTCTCCGTCAAAGCCTCGCATATCTCCGAAATCCCGGCCCGCGTGGCCCAGGTTCTCGATTGGGCCCAATCGGCCCGGCCCGGTGGCTGCTACTTAGATCTCCCCACCGACGTCTTACATCAAAAAATCTCCGAGTCCGAAGCAGAGAAACTCTTATCCGAAGCAGAAAATAACCGTTCGATTTCCAATCCTAAACCCGAACCTCCTCTTTTCAATTCAAAGATTGAACAAGCGGTTTCTCTTCTCAGACACGCGGAGAGGCCGTTGATAGTGTTCGGAAAAGGAGCGGCGTATGCACGTGCGGAGCACGTGCTTACGAAGCTGGTGAATTCGACTGGGATTCCGTTTCTCCCAACTCCGATGGGTAAAGGAATTTTACCAGATAATCACGAGCTTGCGGCTACTGCAGCAAGGTCACTCGCGATTGGGAAGTGTGACGTGGCGCTTGTTGTTGGAGCGAGACTCAACTGGCTTCTACACTTCGGTGAGCCACCAAAATGGTCGAAGGACGTGAAATTCATCTTGGTGGATGTGAGTGAAGAGGAAATTGAGCTGAGGAAGCCTCATTTAGGGTTAATTGGTGATGCTAAGCACGTGATTGAGGTTTTGAACAAGGAGATTAAGGACGATCCGTTTTGCTTGGGGAGCACGCATCCCTGGGTGGAGGCGATTTCGAACAAGGCGAAGGACAATGTGGCGAAGATGGAGGTTCAGCTGAAGAAGGACATTGTGCCGTTTAATTTCTTGACGCCCATGAGGATTATAAGGGATGCCATTGCGGGTTTGGGGAGCCCTGCTCCCATTGTGGTTTCGGAAGGGGCGAATACCATGGATGTGGGAAGGTCTGTGTTGGTTCAGACTGAGCCCCGGACGAGGTTGGATGCTGGCACGTGGGGGACCATGGGGGTTGGTCTTGGTTACTGCATTGCTGCTGCGGTTGCTGAGCCCGGGCGGCTCGTGGTTGCAGTTGAAGGAGATTCTGGATTTGGGTTTAGTGCTATGGAAGTTGAG ACGTTGGTACGGTACCAGCTGCCTGTGGTCGTGATTGTTTTCAACAATGGTGGCGTATATGGTGGTGACCGTAGACACCCAGAGGAGATAGATGGACCTCAcaaagatgatcctgcccccaCAGATTTTGTCCCAAATGCAGGATACCATGCTTTGATAGAAGCTTTTGGTGGAAAGGGCTATCTTGTTGGGACGCCTGATGAACTAAAGTCTGCTCTTTCAGAATCCTTCTCTGCTCGGAAACCAGCCGTAGTAAATGTTGTGATTGATCCCTATGCTGGTTCAGAGAGTGGGAGGATGCAACATAAGAATTGA